GCAACGGACCCCTGACAACTACTCCGAGCGGTGCCCCCGGCAAGTCCTTGACAAGGCGTGCAGCCGCAGCCGCAGCCTGCAACCGGGCGGGAACCACAACAATAAACCCATCGCAGTGGACACCCAGGACGGCAAGCGACTCTGAGGACCGCCCAACATCAACCACCACGAGTGAGAAAGCCGCGCGCGCTGCATTCATCACCTCATTGATGACAGCGGGGGCCGGCATCTCCGGGTAGCCCCCGACATCAGGGGTGTCCCCTCCCCACGACAACAGGGAAACTCCCGCTGGCCTCGGCAAGGAAGCGGCAAGCTGCTCCGGGTTGATGGGCCCTGAGGCATTGGCCAGGTCCGGCCACCGCAAACCGGGCAGCTCGCCTGCAGCCATGGCCGCGTCGAGCCCGCCACCCCACTGGTCCCCGTCAACGAGTAGCACCGGGAACTCCGAAGCTGCTGTTCCAACGGCAAAAAGGGTTGCCAAAGTTGAGGCACCCGCCCCGCCGCACCCGCCCACGATCCCCACAATTCCGGTGCCGACGGTGGGCTCCCGCAATCTGGTTAGATAGTTCGCCAACCATTGGGCCGAGTCGGGGAGCACCGCAACCATGTCCGCACTCAGTCTCGAGGCCTGCACCCACATCCGCGCAGCATCCTCCGCTGGCCCAACCACCACGGTGGCACCTCGCCAGCCTGGCAGTCCTGCTTCCACATCACTGCCAACAAGGATGGCGGACACCTCATCCCACCGCACGCTGGCCTGTTCCAACGTCTGCGCAACTAGCAGCCCGACGGCGGCTGCCGAACTTACCCGGGCAACCTCACCGTGAAGCGCCGACGAACCGGAAATCACCATGATGGTGGTTTCCAGTTCGGGCAGCCAGGGGCGTCCACTCCCTCGGGGCCGTCCCGATGGTGGCGCCAGGCTCCTTTCAGGAGATTGCCCTGAACCGTGCCGGGCACTGTTTCGAGTCGTCATGACACTACTGTGCGCCCCGGAGAATTGGGCGGCTACGGTTGAAGGGCGGATTGTGAACAAGCACGGACTCGGGTCCCTTTGTGGAGGAAGCTTGCGGTCCCGTCGGGGAAACCTCCACCAGGACATTGGAGCTGTCCGAAAAGCGGACCGGCCAGTAGGCGTTCAGCGATCCCGGACGTTGCCGCCGGCTGTGTAGATGATGCGGTAGTCACCGACGCGAACTCGGAGGCGTCTTCGGCGTCGTCCGGCGCTTTCATCATCTGTTCGTAGTGCTCGGGACTGGCACCGGAATGGGCCGCTTCTATGCGCGTCATAAATGTGGATGAGGCTGATGGTGGGAGCTCCCGCTGTCGGCAGTTGCAGGGTGACTGCTAGGTTGGTGCCATGAAGGTAGAAGCCATCACATTTGGTATACCCGTTCGTGATCTCGACAGTTCGATCACCTGGTATCAATCAGCCTTCGATTTGGGTGAGCCCGATCACTTTCCCATGGAGGGCCTCGCAGAATTCAATCTTGGTGCGTTTTGGCTGCAGCTCGCTTTGGCCCCTGAACTCGCTGGCCGTGCGGGTATCTCCGTGAACATCAGCGTAGAGAACGCCGCTGCCGAGCGGTACAGGTTCGAGGAGAAGGGTCTTGTTGTCAGTGAAATTCAACGATTCGAGGGGGTGGTGGAGGTCTTCGAGCTCACCGATCCTGACGGTAACAAGATCGGTTTTGTCACCGAGTTAGGCTGACGCGCTGACCTTCATTGGCGGAACGTTTTGCGGACACTAACGCCGGTGCCCGCCGGCTGGTCTGTATTGTTCAGAGTTGGTGTTGCCGAGGCGTCCAACCTGACGGCAGCATACCAGTGATCTGTCCACGTTCGGCATCAGCCTGCGCTGACCAGCCTTGAGCTGCTAGCGCATCAGCGAAGGCACCCCGCGCCAAACGCAGGCCGACATCTGGGTGACTCATCCCAGGCGCACCCCCGCGACGCGTCGAGGCCCGTACGCTCCACGACTTGTCCGCAAAACCTCCTCCACGGAAGACACGGTAGTCACCGTAGCGCGCAGGATCTAGCAGATCCCAGCACCATTCCCAGACGTTTCCAAGGGTGTCGTGGAGTCCGAAGGCATTGGGTTGTTTTAGGGCAACTTCTTCAGGGTTCTCCAGCTTGTCATTCGCTGTCCACGCAATGGCATCGAGGGGTCCATGGTGTGGCCCCTCAGTGCCAGCCCGGCACGCATATTCCCATTCAGCTTCGGTGGGCAATCGGTACCCGGAGGCACCTGTCCGCCAAATCACTTCGCCGGCATTAAAGGTGTACACAGGGGCAAGCCCTTCACGCGCTGACGCTGCATTACAAAACTTGATGGCATCCAGCCAGTTGATATCCGCTAACGGCGATTGAGTACCCGGTTCGCCGCTACCCATCAGTTGCGCATACTGAGCCGAAGTGACAGGGAGAATCGCAATCTCGAATGGCTCCAGTTGGACTACCCAACGGCGTTGCCGTCGCGCGTCGTGCAATTCCACCTGTCCGGCCGGTAGTGGAAGAAGATCAAATGAAGACATTCCACAATGCTCCCATGCGGCCCCGCAAGCCGGTCATTCACCGGAACATGCGCAGAAGACTTCAGAAATATGCGGGACTGCGTGTTTCCGCGGGCACGGGCTCCACGCTCACCACGACCCTCCCGTTCCCAGGCAAATTGGTCATCGAACGTGGAATATCTTGCAAGAAGGCTTCCACCGGTGTCGTCCCCGGGCAGGTATCGCCGCAGTCGCCCGCGAATGGCGCAAATATTCGAAAATAGTTTCCCATGACGGACAATGGGGGAATGTACGCGTTAGTAGCCTTGGCTCCGGAAAATGCAGCCGCCGTATTTCAGCTGGTGACAGCACAGGGAACTCCCATGGCGCCCCCACAAACAGTGGCACGCAAGGATCTACCAGGCGTCGTGGCGTCCCTGGAGCAAGCGCACAGTCCCCGCTGGGTGTGGGACAGGGCCCAAAACTGGTACCCGGAGCTGCTGACTGCCAAGGTCCGCGTTGAGCGCTGTCACGACCTGGCGCTCTGCCAGGCCATCTTGGTGAACTCGGCCTATGCCGCTGGCACCGGCTACACACAACAGGCTGCAGTGTTGCCACCCGAGAGCGACGCACCCCCACCGGGCGTCGAATCCGTCCAGGAGAGCCTCTTTGAGCAGCCTTCGGCACGTCGTGGATGGGATCTTGAAACTGTCGCGGCGGAACTGGGTGCCCAAAAAGCGGCCATAGCCTCCTCCACACACCCTTCCAGGCTCACGCTTCTCCTCAGTGCTGAATCCGCGTGTGCTTTAGTGGCCGCGGAGATGCAATATGAAGGTATCCCTTGGCGGGAAGACCTACACAGGAGGCTGCTCAATGAACTGCTCGGTCCCGAACCGGCAGGCTACAACAGGCCGGAGAAGTTGGATGTGCTCGCCTCCGAGCTGCGGTCCGCCCTGGATGCGCCAGCGCTGAACCCCGACTCTCCTCAGGAGCTGATGCGGGCCCTGCACCGGGCCGGGATCGACGCAAAGTCCACCCGGTCCTGGGAATTGATGGAATTCAAGCACCCGGCCATTGAGCCGCTGCTGGCGTACCGGAAACTGAGCCGGCTTTTCACCACCAACGGCTGGACATGGCTGGAACAGTGGGTTCATGACGGCCGCTTCCATTCCGAGTACGTGGTGGGCGGGGTGGTCTCGGGCAGGTGGGCTTCACGCGGCGGTGGCGCCATGCAGATCCCTAAGCAAATCCGGGGGGCGGCGCGCGCAGAGCCGGGCCACAAGTTCATCGTTGCCGACGCCGCGCAGCTGGAACCACGCGTGCTGGCTGCCTTGGCACAGGATTCCACCATGGCTGCCGCCGGGAGGGACAAGGATCTTTACGCCGGAATCGCCGCCCAAGGCTTCGGCGGCGAACGCGACATGGCCAAGGTGGCGCTGTTGGGTGCCATTTACGGTTCAACCTCAGGCGAGTCTGGCCGTCTCATGCCACAGCTGGCCCGCATGTACCCGCACGCCGTCGGCTTTGTCGAGGAAGCCGCCCGGGCCGGTGAACGCGGCGAAACTGTCACCACCCGCTTGGGGCGAAGCACCCCCCCGGCATCAACCCAGTGGCGAGCTGGCCAACAAAGCAGCACAGCCGAAGAGCAAAGGCAGGCGGAGTCCGCGGCCAGAACCCGCGGGCGTTTCACACGGAATTTTGTGGTTCAGGGGACAGCCGCGGAGTGGGCTTGTTGCTGGCTGGCCGAGCTACGACGCCGGTTGCGCGCCTTGCCGCCAGGCCCGGCCGCAACTCCTGGTTCCGAAAGTGACCGCCCGGCCATGGTCTTCTTCCTGCATGACGAAGTCATGGTTCACTGCCCCGACGCGTTGGTGGAGGTCGTCACCAAGATCGTCCATGACTCCTCACAGGCGGCAACGCGGCTACTCTTTGGGGAGATTCCACTTGAATTTCCCGTCAATGTCACAGTTGTCGAAAACTATGCCGACGCCAAATAGTCCCGAGAACCATTTTCAAGGCAGCAGGCGGTGCAAAGAAACTAGATCGGGGCAGGCATCTCCCGCTTTTCATCCCAGGGCACCGACCAGCCCAACTCATCAAAGACATGGTTCAGGATCCCTGCCGTAAAACCCCACACCACCACACCGTTGACTTCGAAGGCCGGGCCCCGAAAGGAACGTCCGGAGTGCTCTATGACGACGGTGACGCGGTTGTCCGGGTCCAGGAGATCACGGACAGGCACCCGAAATACTTGGGCGGACTCACCATAGTCGACAACATCCACAGGGGTTTGTCGGGCCCACCAGCCCAGAACGGGGGTGACAATGAAGTTGCTCACGGACAGCGGAACCGGTGGCAGAGCCCCCAAAATTTCCACACCGGAGGGGTCCAGCCCGGTTTCTTCCTCGGCTTCCCGCAGCGCCGCGGCCACTACGCCAGCGTCGTGGGAATCCACTCCGCCACCGGGAAAGGCCACCTGCCCGGGGTGGTCAGTCAAGGTTGTGGCCCGCTCAACGAGCAAGACATCCAGCTCTGACGAGGCCAACGGTTTGCCGGACACGGCCGGGATCCTGTCCAGCGCACCAAAGAGCAACAAAACAGCCGCCTGCCGGGCTGCGGCCTGGTTTATGGCTGCATCCCACAGCGCCGGGCGGGATTTTGGTAATTCGTCGTTCCCGAGTCGTGCCGCCAAAGCCACCAGGTCCGAGTAGGCGTTCATCCGAGGTATTCGGTGTCTGGGTCCAAAAGCTCGCCCACGCCGATACCCAGGCGGGCCGCACGTTGCGACTGCTGCCGAAACACTGCCGCCTGCCCAACGTCGGCAAGCATGCGCGCCAACAACGTCTCCTGGCCCGGCGCCATCTCGTACTTCAACAACTTTGCGGCCTTGACCGGATCTACCTCACCATCGCCATAGGCCGGGCAAAGATGGGCAATGGGGCAAACCCCGCACGCCGGTTTACGCGCGTGGCAGATGCGACGGCCGTGGAAAACTACCCGGTGGGAGAGCATCGTCCAATCCTTGGACTCAAACAAGGCGCCAACATCGGCCTCGATCCTGACCGGGTCCAGCGAATCGGTCCAACCAAACCGGCGTGCCAGGCGGATGAAGTGCGTGTCCACGGTGATGCCGGGTACCCCAAAGGCGTTGCCCAACACCACGTTGGCTGTTTTGCGCCCCACCCCGGGCAATGTGATCAACGCAGCAAGCGAGTCCGGCACCACGCCGTCGTACTCATCAACAATCCGTGTGGCTAGGGCCAGCAGATTGGCTGCCTTGGCGCGGAAGAACCCTGTGGAGCGGATGATTTCCTCCAACTCCACGCTGTTGGCCTGGGACATCGCCAGTGCGTCGGGGTAGCGCGCAAACAGCGCGGGGGTGACCGCGTTGATGCGCACATCCGTGGTTTGTGCGGAGAGGACGGTGGCCACCACCAGCTCAAACGGGTTACGGAAATCAAGCTCCGCATGGGCATACGGGTACAGTTCCGCCAGCTCCCGGTTGATCTTGCGAGCCCGCCGTTTGAGCGCCAGCGCCGATTCGTGCTCCACCGTTTTCAAGGGCTACTGGCCTTCCGGAGCGCGCTCAATCCCGATCAGGTCCAACAAAATACCCGTCTTTCCATGGCTGTCCTGGACCAAGTAGCTTGTGCCTCGATCTTCGAGGGCCAAAATCCAGGATCCGGGTGTCAGCTTGAATACGAACTGGCGGGTGCGCTCATCCACTACGTTTTGCGGGCGATCAACGGCAAACCAGAATGGATCCGCTGAGACCGGCGTGCGGCCCGCCTCCGGGTCCACGGTGGCCCCGATGCTCTCCATGGCCGGTGCTGCGGCTTCCGTTTCGAGAACCTTCGGGTTCAGCATGGTCGCGGGGGCATCAGGCGCTGAAGCGGGCTCTGAATCCTGTGAAGCTGCGACGCCGGTAGCGGATCCGTCCGGGTTTACGGCATCCGCCGCGGTTGCCTGAAGCAGGCTCTCGGAATTCTCGTGCGCGTGGCTGCCAGCAGGCATTGCCTGCGCCGCAGCGTCCGGATCGGCGGTTGGGACGGCACCGGCGGTTGGGGCGGCACCGGCGGTTGGGGCGGCACCGGCGGTTGTCGAGTCGGCCGCCGCTACCGCAGTTGCCGAATACGGGGCCTGGGCGCTTGCTGCGGGCGTGTAGATCTGCCCGCCGGGAACATGGGTGGCACTGGATGCGGCAGCACTCCACGGAGCTGTGGGAGCCTGCTGACCCTGCCCGGCTGCTGGCTGCGAGTATGCCGCGGACTTGGCCGTGGGCGTCACAGAGCTTCCGGCACCCAAGGCGAGAACAGGCTTGGGTGCAGCGGGACGCGGAACCGCAGTAACGGCGTCGCGCGCCACAGGATGGGCGGGGACCTCGGCGCGGCCGGCGAAATCAGCGGCGAAAAGCGGGATCCACGGGGCCAGGACGGTGGCTCCAAGGAGCACCAGTGCCCCGATCAAACCCACCAAGTAGGGGATCTCAAAGATGATGACGGTGCTCAGGAAGAAATAGGCCGTGGCGAAACCTGCCACGACGGAAGCGAACTGGTCAACAGAGAGGGACCCGATGCGCAGCTTCACATCCGGGCTAAGCCGGCGGATGGTGAACAGGACGGCAACCAGCAGTGGCAAGATCACGCCGATGCCAGTGAAGTACATGCCGCTCAAACTCCACAGATTGCCCTGCAGTCCGTAGACCAGCGTGAGGGGCAGCACTGAGGCCACCAAAACCACCAGCACGGCGCAGAGGACCGTTACGTCGCGGGCGGTGAGGGGGCCAAGAAGGGCTTTACTGATCCCCGGGCTCTTGCGTTCTGACGCCACCGCGGTGGTTGACGCATTTTGCTCTGTCATTAAGTCACTCCTTGTAAGTCACGAATCAGTTACAGCCTAGTGAACGTGGGAGGGCAACACTAGCGGGCAGCAGGCAAATCCGCAGAAAGTTGGCCTTGATGGGGAGAAGTCCCCATCCGGTAAAGTCGTGGATGTCATGCATTTGAGCGCAGATATGACCCCGCTGGCCCCATTGGCATGTGACGGCAAACACGTTCTGGCTCTCGAGGCGATACAGTGAAAGCTGAAACAAAACGCTGTGCCGCCATCTTTTCTTTCCTTCGCTGACTTCAGCGTGAATTCAAGGGCGCCGGCATCCGTAAAGCAGGAATGAAGGGGTTACAAGATGTCCAAGGACACCACCACAGCGGTACCAGGCACGGGCGACGCACTGGAGAATCTTTCCACGGAGAGCCGCAAGTTCGCACCGAGCGCCGAGTTTGCCGCGAACGCGATCGTCAAGGCGTCCGAGTATGCCGACGCAGAAGCGGACCGCCCCGCCTTTTGGGGCAGGCAGGCCCGCGAGATGCTCACCTGGAGCAAGGACTTCACCAAGACCTTGGATTGGACCAACCCGCCGTTTGCCACCTGGTTCGAGGACGGCGAGATCAACGCCGCCTACAACGCCCTGGACCGCCATGTGGAGGCTGGCAACGGTGACCGCGTGGCCATCTACTTTGAGGGCGAGCCCGGTGACACCCGCACATACACGTACGCGCAGCTCACCGAAGAGGTCAAGAAGGCCGCCAACGCCTTTGAGGCGCTAGGCCTTGTCAAGGGTGACCGTGTGGCCGTCTACCTGCCCATGATCCCCGAAGCCGTCATCACACTTCTGGCCTGTGCCCGCATCGGCGCCGTCCACTCCGTGGTCTTTGGCGGCTTCTCGGCGGAGGCCCTGCGCTCGCGCATCGACGACGCCCAGGCAAAGCTGGTGGTCACCGCCGACGGCACCTTCCGTCGGGGCAAGCCCAGCTCCCTCAAGCCCGCCGTTGACGAGGCGCTCAGTGCGGCGGGGCACACTGTCGAGAACGTCGTCGTGGTCAAGCGCAACGGCCAGGACGTCGACTGGGTCCAGGGCCGCGACCTCTGGTGGGCCGACACCGTTGGGGCCGCCTCCGCCGAGCACACCGCCGTCGGGCACGCCGCCGAGCACCCGCTGTTCATCCTGTACACCTCGGGCACCACGGGCAAGCCCAAGGGCATCCTGCACACCACCGGCGGTTACCTGACGCAGACCGCATACACGCACAAGGCAGTGTTTGACCTGCACCCGGAGACGGATGTGTACTGGTGCACGGCCGACGTCGGATGGGTCACCGGCCACTCCTATGTCACCTATGCGCCGCTGATCAACGGCGCCACCCAGGTCATTTACGAAGGCACCCCGGACTCCCCGCACCAGGGACGCTTTTGGGAGATCGTGCAGAAGTACAAGGTTTCCATCCTTTACACGGCGCCGACGGCGATCCGCACGTTCATGAAGTGGGGCGAGGACATCCCCGCCAAGTACGATCTCTCTTCCATCCGCCTACTGGGCTCAGTGGGTGAGCCCATCAACCCCGAAGCCTGGATGTGGTATCGCCGCGTCATCGGCGGAAACAACGCTCCCATCGTGGACACGTGGTGGCAGACAGAAACCGGTGCCATCATGATCGCCCCGCTACCGGGGGTGACAAGCACCAAGCCTGGGTCAGCCCAAGTCCCCATGCCGGGCATCGCTGTGGATGTGGTTGACGAGCTGGGTGCTTCGGTGGCCCACGGCCACGGTGGTTACCTTGTCATCCGCGAGCCATGGCCTGCCATGTTGCGCGGCATCTGGGGCGATAACGAGCGTTACAAGGACACCTACTGGGCACGTTTTGATGACATGTACTTTGCTGGCGACGGCGCCAAGTGGGACGAGGACGGGGACGTGTGGCTCTTAGGCCGCGTCGATGACGTGATGAACGTCTCCGGGCACCGCCTCTCCACCACTGAGATCGAGTCAGCACTGGTCAGTCACCCTTCAGTGGCTGAGGCAGCAGTTGTTGGTGCCGCTGATGAGACCACCGGCCAGGCCGTGGTGGCGTTTGTCATCCTCCGTGGCTCCGCCGTCGAAGACCCGGACATTGTCGCCACCTTGCGCAACCACGTGGGGCACGAGATTGGCCCGATCGCCAAGCCGAAGACCATTTTGGTGGTGCCGGAACTGCCCAAGACACGTTCGGGGAAGATCATGCGCCGCCTCCTGAAGGACGTTGCCGAGGGCCGCGATGCTGGCGACTCCTCAACCCTGGCGGACAACACAGTGATGAACCAGATCGCCGAGTCGTTGAGGGCATAGTCCGCCCCATAATCTGTGTCGTAGTTGTTGCATTGGAAACCGCTTTCCTGAGCCGTTTTGATGCAACACCTGCGACACAGACTTATTTAAGGGAAGGTGCGGCATTATTGAGCTATGACTTCTTCCACTCAAGCACCCCGCCGCGGTTCCATCCTGGTCTTGAACGGTCCCAACCTGAACCTTTTAGGCACGCGCGAGCCGGCCATTTACGGAAGCGCCACCCTGGACGACGTCGCGACGTTGACCGCTGCCGCCGCCAACGCCGCCGGGTTCGGGGCGGAATGCATCCAGTCCAACCACGAGGGCGATCTGGTGGACGCACTCCACGGCGCCCGGGGCACTGCGGTGGCGATCATCATCAACGCCGGCGCCTACACCCACACGTCGGTGGCCATCCGGGACGCGATCGCCGCCGTCGAACTTCCGGCCGTGGAAGTTCACATCTCCAACGTCCACCAGCGCGAGGAATTCCGCCGCCACTCCTACTTGTCGGCGGTGTGCCAGGCAGTCATCGTCGGCGCCGGCATCCACGGCTACGAGCTGGCCGTCAGCTACCTGGACAAGACCCTGCCGTAGGGCGCCGGGAATATTACTTGACGCTGCAGGACCCCGAGGCGACGGGGCTGCTGAGCATGGGTGCGGCGGCGATCACCGGGGCCGTCTCCACCATAGTGAAGGCGAACCCGACGGGCTCCGACGCGGTGGATTTGGCGAAGATCACGCCCACCACATTACCGGCGGCGTCAAGCAGTGGACCACCAGAGTTCCCGGATTGCACATTGCCCGCCAGCTGGTAGACATCCAGCAACGACTTTTGCGAACCGGTAATGTCCGGGATGAGCAGTGGGCCCGAGGAAAGCACCGTGGCTGGGCGAATCTGGAGGGGTCCTCCCAAGGGGTATCCGACAAAGGCGGCCGCGGAGTTCGCTGGCAGGTTGGCGGCCGTGGGCAGCGGGGCAGCATCGAGACCGTCGACGGCCAGGACAGCCAGGTCCTTGACCGGATCAAAGAAGACGACGCGGGCCCGCAGAGCCCCTTGTGTCTGTGTTTGCACCACGGGCATGGCCACCCCGGCAACTACGTGGGCGTTGGTCAGTACCCGGTCCTTGCCAATGACGAAGCCGGTTCCGGTCTGATTTTGTCCGCATTGGAACGCGGTACCGGAAATCATCATCACGGACTTGGCTGCCTTGTTCCACGCCGGTGTGTCGGTGCTGGCGGTGGGCGCTGCTACCTGGACGTTGGGGCCGGACGGGTTGAGGATCTGCGGAATTCCCTCCTCCAGCACCAAGGACCGCAGCTGTGCCGCGGCTGCCTTGACCGGGTCGGGGGTCCAGGCATCGATGCGGGAGATCACGGCGGAGTCGCTGAGCTGCTTGGAAACCACGGGGATACCCAAATTTGTGACGCCGAATGCCAGCATCGATATGACGAGGGCACCGACCACAACGTTGAGGGCACCGCCAAGAATACGGTTCACGGAGCGGATGGAACCGAATTTCATGTGAGTGCCGATGGCACGGCCAACCCTGATCCCGATCGCATGGCCGGCTCCGATCAAGATAACCGTTACGCCAATGACGAACGCAGCTCGCCATCCGGGTCCCGGCGCATACTGGCTGGCCAACGGCGCGGCGAAAAACGCCCCAAAAGCACCGGCAATAAATCCTGCCAGCCCGCCCAGGCTCACCAACAGACCCGCCCTGAGCCCATAGATCAACTGCCACAACAGCCATAAAATCAGCAAAACATCCAACCAAGAAAAACCAAACACCCTGTACTTAGCCTTCCCTAGCTGTGAACCCTCCGTGCCAGCCACAAGCGAGGGCCGCACAATCACATATTACCGGGACAAGCCATGCATTCCCTGCGTCGGAATCCGGTAAAATCCCATCCAAGATCGCGGCGGATGCCAAATTGGTCACAAAATGGGCAAATATCTGAAAGAATCACTGTTAGGTCACAACTGTTTAGTTACATACTTCAAGGAGATTTCATGGACATCGAGGTACTGCGCCGGGCGCCCCTTTTCACCACGCTCGACGACGAGGCATTCCGCCTTCTGACAGACGAATTGGCCGAAGTGGACCTTTCCCGCGGCGCATCCGTCTTCCGTGAAGGCGATCAAGGCGATCAGCTGTACTTCATCGTTTCCGGCAAGGTGAAGCTGGGTCGCACCTCCCCCGACGGCCGCGAATCACTCGTCGCCATCCTGGGCCCGGGAGAATTGTTCGGCGAAATGGCGCTGTTTGATCCGGCCCCCCGCAGCACCACCGCCACCGCCGTCTCGGAGACTCGTCTCGCCGGTTTGAAGAACGAATCCTTGAATGCGTTGCTGCGCAATCGCCCCGAGGTCTCCATGCAACTGCTGCAGGCCCTGGCCCGTCGCCTGCGCCGCACCAACGACAACCTCTCGGACCTGGTCTTCTCGGACGTCCCCGGCCGCGTGGCCAAGGCCATCTTGGACCTGGCGGACCGCTTTGGCCGTCCCGCCACCGACGGTATCCTCGTAGCCCACGAGCTCACGCAGGAGGAGCTGGCACAGCTCGTCGGCGCCTCCCGCGAGACCGTCAACAAGGCACTGGCCGAGTTCGTCCAGCGAGGCTGGCTCCGTCTGGAAGCACGCGCAGTGGTCATCTTGGACGTCAACCGCCTGCGCCAGCGCTCCCGCTAATCCCCAGCCCGTCCCAGAGCTCGCAGGCTCGCTCCGGGCCCCTTGGGGCTGTGGGCCCAAGTACATAGGATGCGCGCACGACGTCGGCCCGACCACCGTATGGTGGTCGGGCCGACGTCGTTGAGGGGACGGATCACCGACGGCGGCGGAGCCGGTGTTTCCGAAGGCGACGTCAGGGAGGCCGAGGCCGCCCCCGGCCGATTGGCCGGAAAGTCGCCGAGGCAATGCCGGTCCGCCGCCGATGATGTGTCCCCTCAACGAGGGTGGGGTGGGGTGGGGTGATGTGTCCCCTCAACGAAGGGTGGCTACCGCTCGCGGCAGGCCGCGCCCTCGGATGCCGGCGCCACCGACACTTCCAGCCCAAAGGAGCCGTCCGACAGGGTCACCAAGTCGGGCTTGTACTCCCTGCTGGGTCGTTTGTGGTTCAGATAGGCGATGCAGCCGCGCGCCGCAGCCATCTTCTCCAAACTGATCTCCACGGCCGGGACGCTCAGCTCACCGAGCGTCAGACCCACCGTGCCTGGAAGGCCTATCTCGTCGCCGAGCATGGACGTGGCACGGGCCGCCAGGATGTCGCTGGCACAGACCCAGCGCCCCCAAACGCCCTTGCTGGCAAGGAGTTCCGGCTGCTGGCTGACAGGCAGTGCAGCCGCAAAGTAGCGGGTGTCGAAACGGCGGTGGGCAAAGTCAGGGCCTACCCAGTGGCTCAGCGGTTTGAGCAGGTCTGTGCGCAGCGCCAGGCCTCGGCGTTCGAGCAACTTCGCAAAGGTGGCGTCCTGGGAGGCGATGTCCTCACGCGCCTTCA
This region of Arthrobacter alpinus genomic DNA includes:
- a CDS encoding VOC family protein — encoded protein: MKVEAITFGIPVRDLDSSITWYQSAFDLGEPDHFPMEGLAEFNLGAFWLQLALAPELAGRAGISVNISVENAAAERYRFEEKGLVVSEIQRFEGVVEVFELTDPDGNKIGFVTELG
- the acs gene encoding acetate--CoA ligase; amino-acid sequence: MSKDTTTAVPGTGDALENLSTESRKFAPSAEFAANAIVKASEYADAEADRPAFWGRQAREMLTWSKDFTKTLDWTNPPFATWFEDGEINAAYNALDRHVEAGNGDRVAIYFEGEPGDTRTYTYAQLTEEVKKAANAFEALGLVKGDRVAVYLPMIPEAVITLLACARIGAVHSVVFGGFSAEALRSRIDDAQAKLVVTADGTFRRGKPSSLKPAVDEALSAAGHTVENVVVVKRNGQDVDWVQGRDLWWADTVGAASAEHTAVGHAAEHPLFILYTSGTTGKPKGILHTTGGYLTQTAYTHKAVFDLHPETDVYWCTADVGWVTGHSYVTYAPLINGATQVIYEGTPDSPHQGRFWEIVQKYKVSILYTAPTAIRTFMKWGEDIPAKYDLSSIRLLGSVGEPINPEAWMWYRRVIGGNNAPIVDTWWQTETGAIMIAPLPGVTSTKPGSAQVPMPGIAVDVVDELGASVAHGHGGYLVIREPWPAMLRGIWGDNERYKDTYWARFDDMYFAGDGAKWDEDGDVWLLGRVDDVMNVSGHRLSTTEIESALVSHPSVAEAAVVGAADETTGQAVVAFVILRGSAVEDPDIVATLRNHVGHEIGPIAKPKTILVVPELPKTRSGKIMRRLLKDVAEGRDAGDSSTLADNTVMNQIAESLRA
- a CDS encoding formylglycine-generating enzyme family protein translates to MSSFDLLPLPAGQVELHDARRQRRWVVQLEPFEIAILPVTSAQYAQLMGSGEPGTQSPLADINWLDAIKFCNAASAREGLAPVYTFNAGEVIWRTGASGYRLPTEAEWEYACRAGTEGPHHGPLDAIAWTANDKLENPEEVALKQPNAFGLHDTLGNVWEWCWDLLDPARYGDYRVFRGGGFADKSWSVRASTRRGGAPGMSHPDVGLRLARGAFADALAAQGWSAQADAERGQITGMLPSGWTPRQHQL
- a CDS encoding NUDIX hydrolase, producing MNAYSDLVALAARLGNDELPKSRPALWDAAINQAAARQAAVLLLFGALDRIPAVSGKPLASSELDVLLVERATTLTDHPGQVAFPGGGVDSHDAGVVAAALREAEEETGLDPSGVEILGALPPVPLSVSNFIVTPVLGWWARQTPVDVVDYGESAQVFRVPVRDLLDPDNRVTVVIEHSGRSFRGPAFEVNGVVVWGFTAGILNHVFDELGWSVPWDEKREMPAPI
- the nth gene encoding endonuclease III, which encodes MKTVEHESALALKRRARKINRELAELYPYAHAELDFRNPFELVVATVLSAQTTDVRINAVTPALFARYPDALAMSQANSVELEEIIRSTGFFRAKAANLLALATRIVDEYDGVVPDSLAALITLPGVGRKTANVVLGNAFGVPGITVDTHFIRLARRFGWTDSLDPVRIEADVGALFESKDWTMLSHRVVFHGRRICHARKPACGVCPIAHLCPAYGDGEVDPVKAAKLLKYEMAPGQETLLARMLADVGQAAVFRQQSQRAARLGIGVGELLDPDTEYLG
- a CDS encoding bifunctional 3'-5' exonuclease/DNA polymerase is translated as MYALVALAPENAAAVFQLVTAQGTPMAPPQTVARKDLPGVVASLEQAHSPRWVWDRAQNWYPELLTAKVRVERCHDLALCQAILVNSAYAAGTGYTQQAAVLPPESDAPPPGVESVQESLFEQPSARRGWDLETVAAELGAQKAAIASSTHPSRLTLLLSAESACALVAAEMQYEGIPWREDLHRRLLNELLGPEPAGYNRPEKLDVLASELRSALDAPALNPDSPQELMRALHRAGIDAKSTRSWELMEFKHPAIEPLLAYRKLSRLFTTNGWTWLEQWVHDGRFHSEYVVGGVVSGRWASRGGGAMQIPKQIRGAARAEPGHKFIVADAAQLEPRVLAALAQDSTMAAAGRDKDLYAGIAAQGFGGERDMAKVALLGAIYGSTSGESGRLMPQLARMYPHAVGFVEEAARAGERGETVTTRLGRSTPPASTQWRAGQQSSTAEEQRQAESAARTRGRFTRNFVVQGTAAEWACCWLAELRRRLRALPPGPAATPGSESDRPAMVFFLHDEVMVHCPDALVEVVTKIVHDSSQAATRLLFGEIPLEFPVNVTVVENYADAK
- the ssd gene encoding septum site-determining protein Ssd, with the translated sequence MVISGSSALHGEVARVSSAAAVGLLVAQTLEQASVRWDEVSAILVGSDVEAGLPGWRGATVVVGPAEDAARMWVQASRLSADMVAVLPDSAQWLANYLTRLREPTVGTGIVGIVGGCGGAGASTLATLFAVGTAASEFPVLLVDGDQWGGGLDAAMAAGELPGLRWPDLANASGPINPEQLAASLPRPAGVSLLSWGGDTPDVGGYPEMPAPAVINEVMNAARAAFSLVVVDVGRSSESLAVLGVHCDGFIVVVPARLQAAAAAARLVKDLPGAPLGVVVRGPLRDGADIHQVGAAVGVPCIGTVPKVRRVADILDDGRAQELVKRRKVRQLNGDLLDWMAGHGTPAHAVAGQRRADQ